One Terriglobia bacterium DNA segment encodes these proteins:
- the typA gene encoding translational GTPase TypA yields the protein MINESIRNIAIIAHVDHGKTTLVDGMLRQSGIFKANQEIVERVMDSNELERERGITILAKNTAVVYRDVKINIVDTPGHSDFGGEVERALKLVDGVLLLVDASEGPLPQTRYVLRKALEAKLPPIVVINKIDRSDARPQEVINEIYDLFIDLDATEQQLDFPILYAIARDGIAKTSLDDPSENLQPLFEAILKHIPPPGGDPADVLQLLVVNLDYSDYHGRLAIGRIFSGALNRGDEVAIVKLDGTTQKTRITKLYSFEGLTRIDVDHVGTGEIVAIAGVEGITIGETVTSAETPRALVHVPVDEPTISMVFTINTSPFSGRDGTYVTSRHLRERLDKELLTNVALRVEDGAHTDSFKVLGRGELQLAILIETMRREGYELAVGKPEIVTRQLNGKVQEPMELLIIDCPAEFVGVLMQKIGTRKGVNIKMAGHGTTGGRVRLEFVIPSRGLIGLRGELLRDTRGTAVMNTLFEGYSDWQGDIPSRVTGSLIADRPGRTTAYALYNLQERGELFVGPGIDVYEGMVIGENARWDDMDVNAVKEKKLTNMRSSTADEAIRLVPAKPISLEQALEFIAEDEYVEVTPKAIRVRKKILESNRRPRRSRPGE from the coding sequence ATGATCAACGAATCGATCCGCAACATCGCTATCATCGCGCATGTCGATCACGGCAAGACCACGCTGGTGGACGGCATGCTCCGGCAAAGCGGCATCTTTAAGGCCAACCAGGAAATCGTGGAGCGCGTCATGGATTCCAATGAACTGGAGCGCGAACGCGGCATCACCATTCTGGCCAAAAACACTGCCGTCGTTTACCGCGACGTCAAGATCAATATCGTGGACACGCCGGGCCACAGCGACTTCGGCGGCGAAGTCGAACGCGCCCTGAAGCTGGTGGACGGCGTGCTGCTGCTCGTCGACGCCAGTGAAGGTCCCTTGCCTCAGACGCGCTACGTGCTCCGCAAGGCGCTCGAGGCCAAACTGCCTCCCATCGTGGTGATCAATAAAATTGACCGCTCCGATGCGCGCCCGCAGGAAGTGATCAACGAGATTTACGATCTCTTCATCGACCTCGATGCAACCGAGCAGCAGCTTGACTTCCCTATTCTCTACGCGATTGCGCGGGACGGCATTGCCAAGACCTCTCTCGACGACCCCTCGGAAAATCTCCAGCCGCTTTTTGAAGCGATCCTGAAGCACATTCCTCCTCCCGGCGGCGACCCGGCCGATGTGCTGCAGTTGCTGGTGGTCAATCTCGACTACAGCGACTATCACGGCCGCCTGGCCATCGGTCGCATTTTCTCCGGCGCTCTGAACCGCGGCGATGAGGTTGCCATCGTCAAGCTGGACGGAACCACCCAGAAGACACGCATCACCAAGCTGTACAGTTTTGAAGGGCTCACTCGAATTGACGTTGACCACGTGGGGACGGGCGAGATCGTCGCCATCGCAGGCGTTGAGGGCATTACCATCGGAGAAACCGTCACCAGCGCGGAGACGCCGCGGGCGCTGGTCCATGTGCCGGTGGACGAACCGACCATTTCGATGGTCTTCACCATCAACACGTCTCCGTTTTCAGGCCGCGACGGCACTTATGTTACATCGCGCCACCTGCGCGAAAGGCTTGACAAGGAGTTGCTGACCAACGTCGCCCTGCGAGTCGAAGACGGCGCACACACGGACTCCTTCAAGGTGCTGGGGCGCGGCGAACTGCAGCTTGCCATTCTGATTGAAACGATGCGGCGCGAGGGGTATGAACTGGCGGTGGGCAAGCCGGAAATCGTCACGCGCCAGTTGAATGGCAAAGTGCAGGAACCGATGGAACTGCTGATCATTGACTGCCCCGCAGAATTCGTCGGAGTGCTCATGCAGAAAATCGGCACGCGCAAGGGCGTCAATATAAAGATGGCCGGCCACGGCACAACCGGCGGGCGCGTTCGCCTGGAGTTCGTGATTCCGTCCCGAGGGCTGATCGGGTTACGCGGCGAACTGCTGAGGGACACGCGCGGAACGGCGGTGATGAACACCCTGTTCGAGGGTTACAGCGACTGGCAGGGAGACATTCCAAGCCGAGTCACGGGCTCGCTGATTGCTGACCGCCCCGGGCGCACGACGGCCTACGCGCTCTATAACCTCCAGGAACGCGGAGAACTTTTTGTGGGGCCGGGCATCGACGTTTACGAGGGCATGGTGATCGGTGAAAACGCGCGCTGGGACGATATGGACGTGAACGCGGTCAAAGAGAAGAAATTGACCAACATGCGCTCTTCAACCGCCGACGAAGCCATCCGGCTGGTTCCCGCCAAGCCGATTTCGCTCGAACAGGCTCTGGAATTTATCGCCGAGGACGAATACGTGGAGGTAACGCCAAAGGCTATCCGGGTCCGCAAGAAAATCCTGGAGTCCAACCGGCGGCCGCGGCGATCACGTCCCGGCGAATGA
- a CDS encoding MFS transporter: MSKDRYRWYVVGMLWCISFFNYADREAIFSLFPLLQKEMHLTPVQLGLLGSGFAWVYGLTAPFAGSIVDRVRRKTAILGGLYAWSTVAILTPVSRTFQQLFCFMAAEGLGETFYYPASMSMISDYHGKQTRSRAMGSHQTSVYLGTIGGGFFAGLIGEHYGWRWSFIIFGSLGIILGFVLLRLLREPERGAADLAE; the protein is encoded by the coding sequence ATGAGCAAGGACAGATACAGATGGTATGTCGTGGGGATGCTGTGGTGCATCTCGTTCTTCAACTACGCCGACCGCGAGGCAATTTTCTCCCTCTTTCCTCTTCTTCAGAAGGAAATGCACCTGACGCCGGTCCAGCTTGGCTTGCTGGGATCCGGTTTTGCCTGGGTATATGGTCTTACCGCGCCCTTCGCCGGAAGCATCGTGGACCGCGTTCGCCGCAAGACGGCCATCCTGGGCGGGCTTTATGCCTGGAGCACGGTTGCGATCCTGACGCCGGTTTCGCGCACCTTCCAGCAATTGTTCTGCTTTATGGCGGCTGAGGGCCTGGGCGAAACTTTCTATTATCCCGCCTCGATGTCGATGATCAGCGACTACCACGGCAAGCAAACGCGGTCGCGCGCCATGGGCAGTCATCAGACCAGTGTGTATCTGGGGACCATCGGAGGGGGATTCTTTGCCGGTCTCATCGGCGAACATTATGGCTGGCGATGGTCCTTCATCATCTTCGGAAGCCTGGGGATCATCCTTGGATTTGTATTGCTCCGGCTGTTGCGCGAGCCGGAACGCGGCGCGGCCGATCTGGCTGAGTAG
- a CDS encoding MFS transporter, with translation MPKFLYDKFHMGLAMAGLSATLFVQLASMVGSPLGGWFADLLRKRSPGGRMLVQAIALFCGAPFVFLCGATESIAMVVAALTAWGLFKGLYDANIFASIFDVIPAQARGTAAGFMNMVGWLGGGGVAPVAIGVITMHYNLGIAISLAGFVYGAAGILLLTAGGRFAPSDVARYELLLQAEHKM, from the coding sequence ATGCCGAAGTTTCTCTATGATAAGTTTCACATGGGCCTGGCGATGGCGGGCCTTTCGGCTACGCTGTTCGTCCAATTGGCGAGCATGGTGGGTTCACCGCTTGGCGGCTGGTTTGCAGACCTGCTAAGAAAGAGATCACCCGGTGGAAGGATGCTGGTCCAGGCCATCGCCTTGTTCTGTGGCGCGCCCTTCGTGTTTCTGTGCGGGGCAACAGAATCCATTGCAATGGTGGTCGCGGCGCTCACTGCCTGGGGGCTTTTCAAGGGATTGTACGATGCCAACATTTTCGCTTCCATCTTCGATGTGATTCCGGCCCAGGCGCGCGGCACAGCGGCAGGGTTCATGAACATGGTGGGTTGGCTCGGGGGAGGAGGAGTCGCGCCCGTCGCGATTGGCGTCATCACTATGCATTACAATCTGGGCATCGCAATTTCGCTTGCCGGATTTGTTTATGGTGCTGCCGGCATTCTCCTGCTGACCGCAGGAGGGCGCTTCGCGCCGAGCGATGTAGCTCGATATGAACTCTTGCTTCAGGCCGAACATAAGATGTGA
- a CDS encoding dihydrodipicolinate synthase family protein: MPKKETKNLPFRLDGVVPIIPTPFNEKQEVDWESLRALVDFACASGACAMCLPAYASEFYKLSEEERRRAISEAVEQASGRLPVIGQVNAFSAKQAADTARDAHRTGANAVAVSVPRLMPLSEHDLLRYFDRILSAIDVPLLIQDFNPGGPTVSLDFIRRLHRTHPHFCYIKLEEPMMAAKIEAIVQETSGEVGVLEGWGGMYMLELIPAGICGVMPSLGAADILAVAFRLVKQGQKDRAFEAFRDVLPQIVFSLQNLELLHHAEKSLLAARGVIRESAVRDASLELNPHDRQHMLFVNSKVIAALGRLGLPRNPITASGAPASWS, encoded by the coding sequence ATGCCCAAAAAAGAGACGAAGAACCTGCCGTTCCGGCTGGATGGCGTTGTTCCTATTATTCCTACTCCGTTTAATGAGAAACAGGAGGTTGACTGGGAAAGCCTGCGAGCGCTGGTTGACTTTGCCTGCGCCAGCGGCGCTTGTGCCATGTGCCTCCCTGCATATGCCAGCGAGTTTTACAAGTTATCGGAAGAGGAGCGGCGCCGCGCCATATCGGAAGCGGTGGAGCAAGCTTCCGGACGCCTGCCGGTGATCGGGCAGGTGAACGCCTTTTCCGCAAAGCAGGCCGCCGATACCGCGCGCGATGCCCACCGGACCGGGGCGAACGCCGTCGCCGTTTCCGTACCACGGCTGATGCCGCTCTCAGAGCACGATCTTCTCCGCTATTTCGATCGAATCCTGAGCGCGATTGACGTTCCGTTGCTGATTCAGGACTTCAATCCTGGTGGGCCGACGGTCAGCCTGGATTTCATCAGGCGCCTGCACCGGACGCATCCGCACTTCTGTTACATCAAGCTCGAGGAACCGATGATGGCCGCAAAGATAGAGGCCATCGTTCAGGAAACTTCCGGCGAGGTTGGAGTCCTGGAAGGCTGGGGCGGAATGTACATGCTCGAGCTGATTCCGGCGGGGATCTGCGGAGTGATGCCCAGCCTGGGCGCGGCGGACATTCTTGCGGTCGCGTTCCGCCTCGTGAAACAAGGCCAGAAAGATAGAGCCTTTGAGGCCTTCCGGGATGTACTGCCACAGATTGTCTTCAGCCTTCAAAATCTTGAGCTGCTCCACCACGCGGAGAAGTCGCTTCTGGCGGCCCGGGGCGTCATCAGAGAATCTGCGGTAAGGGACGCCAGCCTCGAACTCAATCCTCATGACCGGCAACACATGCTTTTCGTGAACAGCAAGGTTATTGCAGCGCTCGGCCGCCTAGGACTGCCGCGAAACCCTATTACAGCATCCGGAGCGCCTGCGTCGTGGAGCTGA
- a CDS encoding alpha-L-fucosidase: MTRTCSRRNFLRTAIAGGAGLSALGSASRIAKAITAPFPGRFSPTWDSLSQYNVPDWFRDAKLGVFMHWGVYSVPAHENEWYPRLMYRKESPVFEWHRQHWGPQSMFGYKDFIPMFRGENWKPDGLVDLYKKAGAKYIVPVGEHHDGFPMYDSHLTEWCAAKMGPRRDTIAGWAQEVRNQGLKLGISSHRGFHFSYYTFEQGYDTDNPLFAGLYGPIHAPAPLIDNHPGQLVQQPSTEFMQDWFARCVEIVDLYQPDLVYFDWANIAPGLEPYRKQFAAYYYNVAAERGQGVVMTYKGEAYPEHAAVLDIERGLAGGIRELPWQTDTSVSWESWGYIEGDTFKSPEELVLEFVDIVSKNGNLLLNVGPRPDGTLPPEAEAVFRGIGHWMDTNGEAIYATRPWKIYGEGPTTLASGSFGEKNLRTLKFTPQDIRFTTKGDAIYAILMAWPEGEARIKSLGKNSRNAPGRISNVSLLGSDADLKWRQDADALVVEMPGEKPGDIAYALKITT; encoded by the coding sequence ATGACACGAACTTGCTCACGCAGAAATTTTCTGAGGACAGCGATTGCCGGCGGCGCCGGATTGTCGGCGCTGGGCTCCGCCTCTCGAATAGCAAAGGCCATCACCGCGCCCTTTCCCGGGCGTTTCTCGCCCACTTGGGATTCCCTCTCGCAATATAACGTGCCTGATTGGTTTCGGGACGCCAAGCTCGGAGTATTCATGCACTGGGGCGTTTATTCGGTTCCCGCGCACGAAAACGAATGGTACCCGCGGCTGATGTATCGCAAAGAGAGCCCCGTTTTCGAATGGCACCGGCAGCACTGGGGACCGCAGTCCATGTTCGGCTATAAGGATTTCATTCCCATGTTCCGCGGAGAGAACTGGAAGCCCGACGGGCTTGTGGATCTTTATAAGAAGGCCGGCGCGAAATATATTGTTCCGGTAGGCGAGCATCACGACGGTTTCCCCATGTACGATTCGCACCTGACGGAATGGTGCGCCGCAAAGATGGGTCCGCGCCGCGACACCATCGCTGGATGGGCGCAAGAAGTCCGAAACCAGGGCTTGAAACTCGGCATCTCTTCACACCGGGGATTCCACTTCTCTTATTACACTTTCGAGCAGGGATATGATACGGACAATCCACTGTTCGCCGGCCTCTATGGGCCCATCCATGCACCGGCGCCGCTGATTGATAATCATCCCGGCCAGCTGGTGCAGCAGCCGTCAACAGAGTTTATGCAGGACTGGTTCGCGCGCTGCGTGGAGATTGTGGACCTTTATCAGCCTGACCTGGTCTATTTCGACTGGGCAAACATCGCTCCGGGACTTGAACCCTATCGCAAGCAGTTTGCCGCCTACTACTACAACGTGGCTGCGGAGCGCGGACAGGGAGTGGTGATGACCTACAAGGGCGAGGCCTATCCGGAACACGCCGCCGTGCTGGACATCGAGCGCGGGCTGGCGGGCGGCATTCGCGAACTACCCTGGCAGACGGATACTTCGGTGAGCTGGGAATCCTGGGGTTACATCGAGGGCGACACCTTCAAGTCGCCTGAAGAACTGGTACTTGAATTTGTCGACATCGTCAGCAAGAACGGAAACTTGCTGCTCAACGTGGGACCCAGGCCGGACGGAACACTCCCGCCCGAGGCCGAAGCAGTCTTCCGCGGCATCGGCCACTGGATGGACACGAACGGAGAAGCCATTTACGCCACACGGCCCTGGAAAATCTATGGCGAAGGGCCCACCACGCTGGCCAGCGGGTCTTTTGGTGAAAAGAACCTGAGGACATTGAAATTCACGCCGCAGGACATTCGCTTCACCACGAAGGGCGACGCCATCTACGCCATCCTCATGGCCTGGCCGGAGGGTGAGGCAAGGATCAAATCGCTCGGGAAAAATTCAAGGAACGCTCCCGGCAGAATTTCAAATGTCAGTTTGCTGGGGAGTGATGCCGATCTCAAATGGCGGCAGGACGCCGATGCGCTTGTCGTCGAAATGCCCGGCGAAAAACCCGGCGACATTGCCTACGCCCTGAAGATCACCACATAG
- a CDS encoding sigma-70 family RNA polymerase sigma factor, giving the protein MDISVSAGFSEAGLSDRNRLDRASSCWTEEAFQRFFLENYVRLSGVVFRIVGDYSRAEELTDEAFWRLYRQPCGGNNFNPSGWVYRTASRLAIDSLRAESRRARFEQEIGTSLVAGTGLDPLDAVLEAERRTQVRKALAFLRPLHAELLVLRASGFSYQELAETLNVKAGSVGTRLIRAEAAFRKSYMKLYMGNKEEL; this is encoded by the coding sequence GTGGATATTTCAGTGTCGGCGGGCTTCAGCGAGGCCGGGTTGAGCGATCGAAATCGGCTGGATCGAGCGAGTTCATGCTGGACCGAAGAGGCATTTCAGCGCTTCTTCCTGGAAAATTATGTCCGGCTGTCGGGTGTGGTCTTTCGCATCGTTGGCGACTATTCGCGGGCCGAAGAACTTACGGACGAAGCCTTTTGGAGGCTCTACCGGCAGCCCTGCGGCGGCAACAATTTTAACCCGAGCGGGTGGGTTTACCGCACCGCCAGCCGCCTTGCAATCGACAGCTTGCGCGCCGAATCGAGGCGAGCGCGATTCGAGCAGGAGATAGGAACGTCGCTGGTTGCAGGCACTGGGCTGGACCCGTTGGATGCTGTTCTTGAAGCCGAGAGGCGCACGCAAGTGCGCAAGGCCCTGGCATTTCTTCGGCCTCTCCACGCGGAGCTTTTGGTCCTGCGGGCGAGCGGGTTCTCGTACCAGGAATTGGCCGAGACATTGAACGTGAAGGCAGGGTCAGTTGGCACCCGGCTGATTCGGGCGGAAGCGGCCTTTCGCAAATCCTATATGAAACTCTATATGGGAAATAAGGAGGAGTTATGA
- a CDS encoding ABC transporter ATP-binding protein, which yields MNAIGPSSPSLAIETRMLGKTFGSKVAVRGLTLEVSRGEVFGFLGPNGAGKSTSIKMMLGLIAPSRGEALVLGLPAGDVSVRRMVGFLPEHFRFYEWLTAEELLKVHGHLYGMSKAKLGERIPTLLNEVGLCPHREKRVRDFSKGMMQRLGLAQALLNEPELIFLDEPTSGLDPAGRKLVRDIIKAQRHRGATVFLNSHLLGEVEATCDRVGFIKNGEVVETRRLGALIEGEITVSIRARNLGPDTLAELAQRVSSLKTAGDEANFYIPSMDTLPGIVRFLVSKNVDIYEITPQRLSLEDLFLRIVGTDGGL from the coding sequence GTGAATGCGATAGGCCCGTCATCACCCAGCCTCGCCATTGAAACCCGGATGCTGGGCAAGACCTTCGGTTCCAAGGTCGCGGTGCGCGGCCTTACGCTTGAAGTGTCGCGCGGCGAAGTTTTCGGTTTCCTTGGCCCCAACGGAGCAGGCAAGAGTACTTCGATCAAAATGATGCTCGGGCTGATCGCGCCCTCTCGCGGCGAAGCACTCGTTCTGGGTTTGCCGGCCGGCGACGTTTCTGTTCGGCGCATGGTCGGTTTTTTGCCGGAACACTTCCGCTTTTACGAATGGCTGACGGCCGAGGAGCTTCTTAAAGTACACGGACATCTCTACGGGATGTCAAAAGCAAAGCTTGGGGAGCGCATCCCCACACTGCTGAATGAAGTCGGTCTTTGCCCGCATCGCGAAAAGCGAGTGCGCGATTTCTCGAAGGGCATGATGCAGCGCCTGGGCCTGGCGCAGGCCCTGCTCAACGAACCGGAACTGATCTTTCTTGACGAGCCGACCTCAGGACTCGATCCCGCAGGCCGAAAACTGGTGCGTGACATCATCAAGGCCCAGCGCCATCGGGGAGCCACGGTTTTCCTGAATTCACATCTCCTGGGTGAGGTTGAAGCCACTTGCGACCGCGTCGGCTTTATCAAGAATGGCGAGGTCGTCGAGACGAGGCGCCTCGGCGCGCTTATCGAAGGTGAAATCACGGTGTCAATTCGGGCCAGGAACCTCGGCCCTGATACTCTGGCCGAACTCGCACAGCGCGTTTCATCCCTGAAAACCGCCGGAGACGAAGCGAACTTTTATATACCATCAATGGACACTCTGCCTGGCATCGTGCGTTTCCTGGTGAGCAAAAACGTGGACATTTATGAAATCACGCCGCAACGCCTTTCGCTCGAAGATCTCTTTCTTCGAATTGTAGGCACAGACGGAGGGCTGTGA
- a CDS encoding ABC transporter permease, whose amino-acid sequence MGTRVMAAVTFREAARKKVLWMAFVAGAGFLALFATGMHFQAKGIHLNNEAIRRQILNTSLMMGLYTADLLTVLMTILIAADTLSGEIASGTIHAIATKPITRRQILLGKWAGFVGMLTVYILFLLGGVALLGYAIGGATVEHLWRGLGLVWLESILLLNITLLCGTGLSTLASGVVVLGMHGVAFLGGWIEQIGAVTHSQGAVNVGIVASILMPSEALWRRAAFEMQSPLASVLNMSPFGSFSVPSRIMVAYAIVYLLVALGLALRRFRLRDL is encoded by the coding sequence ATGGGAACGCGGGTGATGGCCGCCGTAACGTTTCGGGAAGCTGCTCGTAAGAAAGTGCTCTGGATGGCCTTCGTTGCAGGAGCGGGTTTTCTTGCGCTGTTCGCGACGGGCATGCATTTTCAGGCGAAGGGTATCCACCTGAATAATGAAGCCATCCGCCGCCAGATTCTCAATACGTCGCTCATGATGGGACTCTACACGGCGGACTTGCTGACGGTTTTGATGACGATCCTTATCGCCGCCGACACACTTTCGGGCGAAATCGCTTCCGGCACTATTCACGCCATTGCCACCAAGCCCATAACGCGTCGCCAGATTCTCCTGGGTAAGTGGGCCGGGTTCGTTGGCATGCTGACCGTCTATATCCTGTTCCTATTGGGAGGAGTTGCTTTGCTGGGATATGCGATCGGCGGCGCGACCGTTGAGCATCTCTGGCGCGGTCTCGGGCTGGTGTGGCTGGAAAGCATCCTGTTGCTCAACATTACTCTTCTTTGTGGCACAGGGTTATCCACCCTCGCCAGCGGCGTCGTTGTTTTGGGCATGCACGGGGTTGCCTTCCTTGGAGGTTGGATCGAACAGATTGGCGCCGTTACCCACAGTCAGGGCGCCGTCAATGTAGGTATTGTTGCGAGTATCCTGATGCCGAGTGAAGCATTGTGGCGACGTGCGGCTTTCGAGATGCAGTCGCCCTTAGCGAGTGTTCTGAACATGTCCCCGTTCGGCAGCTTTTCGGTCCCGAGCAGAATAATGGTTGCCTATGCCATCGTCTATCTGCTGGTGGCGCTCGGCCTGGCCCTGCGCCGGTTCCGGCTGAGGGACTTGTAG
- a CDS encoding sigma-70 family RNA polymerase sigma factor produces the protein MPHLTALYRTAKFLAHNPAEAEDLVQDVYLEALKSFHRFEPGTNCKAWLFSILFHRLHHLRRRSLKSSLEETFTDQDSMAAETPVPQEIRDEEILAALDNVPPAFREVVVMADVEEFSYKEIAETLKLPLGTVMSRLSRGRKLLREELAGVAKSYGIGNSANDADEGKPA, from the coding sequence ATGCCACACCTCACGGCCCTGTACAGGACCGCGAAGTTCCTGGCTCATAACCCGGCGGAGGCGGAGGACCTTGTGCAGGACGTCTACCTGGAAGCGCTGAAGTCCTTTCACCGTTTTGAACCCGGCACCAACTGCAAGGCATGGCTTTTTAGTATCCTCTTCCATCGTCTCCACCATCTTCGCAGGCGGTCCTTGAAGTCTTCGCTTGAAGAAACGTTCACAGACCAGGACAGCATGGCGGCCGAGACTCCCGTACCGCAGGAAATCAGGGACGAAGAGATCCTCGCCGCTCTCGATAACGTTCCACCAGCTTTTCGAGAGGTTGTTGTCATGGCAGACGTGGAAGAATTTTCATACAAGGAGATTGCAGAAACTTTGAAGCTCCCGCTGGGGACAGTGATGTCAAGATTGAGCCGGGGAAGAAAACTGCTCCGTGAAGAGTTGGCCGGGGTGGCGAAATCTTATGGCATCGGAAACAGCGCGAATGACGCCGACGAGGGGAAGCCCGCATGA
- a CDS encoding molybdopterin-dependent oxidoreductase produces MNSGKDEPEELVTEPILNAAGNVAAEEPEAGKAEETPTTSAPGALTAPDSSEIEDWNRQVRRRMRQRSRRSFLLWGAGLAAGIGAFGWLTTRPETGDVPWPFRKTLELNERLARGFFSEHRLSRTFNASQVSSDRVNGDVGLDEDVDVAAWKLRVEGLAFGNGPLMLGLDAIRKLPRVDMTTELKCIEGWSVIVQWAGARFTDFMKAFPPRTRTGGAFSLGRVEDLSGYVSMATPDGGYYVGLDMESMLHPQTLLCYEQNGAPLTQEHGAPLRLVVPVKYGVKNIKRIGLIRYSSDRPADYWAERGYDWYVGL; encoded by the coding sequence ATGAATAGCGGGAAGGACGAGCCCGAAGAGTTGGTGACGGAGCCTATTCTGAACGCCGCCGGCAACGTGGCCGCGGAGGAACCTGAAGCGGGCAAGGCGGAAGAGACTCCAACGACTTCTGCGCCGGGAGCGCTGACTGCGCCCGACTCCTCTGAAATTGAAGACTGGAACCGCCAGGTACGCCGGCGCATGCGGCAGCGATCCCGCCGCAGCTTTCTTCTGTGGGGGGCCGGCCTGGCCGCCGGAATCGGAGCGTTCGGCTGGCTGACGACCCGCCCTGAAACAGGCGATGTTCCCTGGCCATTTCGTAAAACCCTGGAGTTGAATGAACGGCTGGCCCGCGGATTTTTCAGCGAGCACCGGCTTTCGCGGACGTTCAACGCGAGCCAGGTGAGCTCGGATCGGGTGAACGGCGACGTTGGTCTCGATGAAGACGTTGATGTTGCGGCCTGGAAACTTCGCGTCGAGGGGCTCGCATTCGGCAACGGCCCGCTGATGCTCGGCCTCGACGCCATTCGGAAGCTTCCGAGAGTAGACATGACGACGGAATTGAAGTGCATCGAGGGCTGGAGCGTGATCGTGCAATGGGCCGGCGCTCGCTTTACCGATTTCATGAAGGCCTTCCCGCCGCGGACGCGAACCGGCGGCGCGTTCAGCCTCGGTCGTGTGGAGGACCTGTCGGGCTACGTCAGCATGGCAACTCCGGACGGCGGCTACTACGTGGGGCTGGATATGGAAAGCATGCTGCACCCTCAGACCCTGCTCTGCTACGAGCAGAACGGAGCGCCGCTTACCCAGGAGCACGGCGCGCCGCTGCGGCTGGTGGTTCCGGTGAAGTATGGCGTGAAGAACATCAAGCGCATTGGATTGATTCGGTATTCGAGCGATCGGCCCGCGGATTACTGGGCCGAGCGTGGATATGACTGGTATGTGGGACTCTAG
- a CDS encoding cytochrome b/b6 domain-containing protein, translating into MRAKHSLAVRWFHWVNFPLLAVMIWSGLWIYWANDVYRVGLGSFTLFKFFPEGFYSTFGVSYHLAKGMAWHFFFMWFFVLNGVLYVGYTVFSGEWRQLVPNRRSFREAILVALHDLHLWKGHLPARKFNGAQQIAYTGVVLMGVGSVVTGLAIYKPEQLGWLTALLGGYSAARFEHFLLACGYVLFFVVHIAQVVRAGWNNFRAMVSGYELVSSKEANYE; encoded by the coding sequence ATGCGGGCGAAACATTCTCTGGCCGTCCGCTGGTTCCATTGGGTCAATTTTCCCCTGCTGGCCGTGATGATCTGGAGCGGTCTGTGGATCTACTGGGCCAATGACGTTTATCGTGTCGGCCTCGGTTCCTTCACGCTCTTCAAATTTTTTCCTGAGGGCTTTTACAGCACGTTCGGCGTCAGTTACCACCTGGCCAAGGGAATGGCCTGGCACTTCTTCTTCATGTGGTTCTTCGTTCTCAATGGGGTGTTGTACGTCGGTTATACGGTGTTTTCGGGGGAATGGCGCCAGCTCGTTCCGAACAGGCGCTCGTTCCGTGAAGCCATACTTGTCGCCCTCCACGACCTGCATCTCTGGAAGGGGCATCTGCCCGCGCGCAAATTTAATGGGGCGCAGCAGATTGCATACACCGGCGTCGTCCTGATGGGTGTCGGCTCGGTCGTTACGGGGTTGGCGATTTACAAACCTGAGCAACTCGGCTGGCTGACGGCTTTACTGGGAGGTTACTCCGCCGCGCGCTTTGAACATTTTCTGCTGGCTTGCGGCTACGTGCTCTTCTTTGTGGTCCACATCGCCCAGGTGGTTCGGGCGGGCTGGAATAATTTCCGCGCGATGGTCAGCGGCTACGAACTGGTTTCCTCAAAGGAAGCGAACTATGAATAG